The sequence TTTCACAACATTATTGAAAATACTATAATTTTTTTGTTCTCATTCACTAAATATTCAAATTAAGTGATCAATAAAAATCTAAGAAAAAAGGAGTATATCAAAAATTGAAAGTCATCCACATCATTTTATAGAAATCTTTCAACAATTAAATTTCAGATCAATTTTAGGAAAGAACCCAGAAGTTTTAAAgtggaaaatataaatataaattacacTTAAAATTCTACATTTAAAATAACTTTATAATTAATAGcatttatattatttataattcTTCAAGTTGTATtggttattttttttttataaagaagaGACAAAATTCTAAATGTCTAAACATTCATCTTAATGTAAATTTATTATACCAAATTTGTAATCAATTTCGTAGATGATTCTTTTGGATTAAAGGTTAATCTTTAAATAAACACTTAATGTGCAATttaaattaaatcatatttaatcaGTTCGTAATAACTAATAATGGACGAAAACATAGTCACAAATCCTAATATATGAATTTAAAGTTTTGAAGCTTATATCTATGATAGTAGAATTCATCTAGATCAACTTTACACTTGTAAATCTAACATAATTTTATTAATTGATATGTGAATAATAAACTGTAAGAGTAAATTGAATTGTTAACCTACATACTAATATATAcccttttttaaattaattaacacattttaaaataatttaatcaacATAAAACAAAGGATATAagaaaattaattcaatccataaattttaccattataattacataattacatacaAAATGTGACAATctgaaatataataaataaaagaaagctaatttttttatacaaaatattGCTATAATAAaactttttattataaataaactaCCACTTTATTATACTGAAAAATTAAGACATAGAACTATTACATTAATATGAGTATAGACGCATATAGAATCATAACAGAAGATGGAGGACACAGACAAACATATGTAGACAAGGAAGGAAAGCTTGGACATAGACAAACAGATGTAGACAAGCAATGAAAGTTGAAACAACTCGTATGTTGTTTGTTATTTAGGATATCTGTTTATGATGGGCGAGGTGTGATTCGAGCTTCCAATGGATACTTCATTGACATGAGCACGTTCGTAATATCCCGAGTAAGATCGGGAGGACTACCTTCCTTGACACATCCCCACTCGAATGCTTTAAGCAAATTGGCGAGAGTGATGGGAACATATACACTCGCCACGTCCATTCCTGCGCACACCCGCCTTCCTGCTCCAAACGGAAGATATGCCATTCTCACCTCATTCTTCCCCATAAATCTCTCAGGCCTGAACTCCTCCGGACCTTTCCACACCTCAGGATCGTTGGACACGCTGTGTAGATTGAAAAGGACTGCTGACTTTGCAGGTATGCTGATGCCCATCACCTTACACTCCTTTTCCGTCTGGTGAATAACCCCAAGTGGCGCAATTGATTCTTTTCTCAGTGTTTCCTTCACCACACTTTGCAAGTATGGCAGCTTCCTCAGATCCTCTAAACCGAACAACCCACCTTTTCCTTCCTGCGCTGCTTGGCTAATCTCATGATAAGTCCTCTCTTGGACTTGAGGGTTGCTTATAAGGTAAGCCAGAGCCCATTCCATGGCCGTAGATGTGCTGTCTACTGCAAGAAGGCACAGCTCATACATACTGAAAGCTATTTCTTCATCGGATAACTTGGACTGTTTGTCTTCACCTTCCCCCCTTTCGTCAATGGATAGTAAACAGTTCAAGAAACTGCAGGGTGCGCTTCGCTTAAAGTATTCTCTATAACTGCGAGCAAATCGGATTAAAGGCACCAGGAGACGCAGAACATCAGCTCTCAGAGACTTCCATTTTCTTTCCGTTCTGATTGATGAAGGAACAAAGAAACGAGCAGGAGGAAATGAATCCAGAAACACATCTGCATCTTTAGTCAGATTAATATCTTCTTCTATGAATTCTTCCAGCTTGGACAAGAAATTCTCGTCTTGAAAGTCCAAGCCAAAGCATAAGTGGGCCATAAAACTCATCCCCATCATTTTGAAGGCATGAAACGGCCTCACCACACCATTCTTCTCTTTCATCTCTTCTTCTAGTTTGTTGATGAGTTTATTCGCAGCTTCCTGGTGAGAAGAGCTCTGAAGTGCAACGTGGACGGGGCTGAGAACATTGTTGTGCAGAATCTTTCTGAGCTTACTCCAGTGCTCGTTGTAGGGAGAACTAATCATAGTCCTGAAAGAGGCACTAGTAAATTGCCTAGAGTAGGGTGACGGTCGACCAGAAAAATTGGCGGCCTGGTTAACCAGGGCCTCCCAGATTGGAGCTTGGCCAGTGAGGACTATAAGTGGTGATGGACCCATCCAAACAGTGATGACAGGACCATATGTTTTGGCCATGTCTGTCAAGCTGGAAAGAAGATTCCCACCCTTGCTCAGCTGATGCAAATTGCCTAATAATGGCAGCCTTGGTGGAGATGGAGGCCATTTACTCTCTTTAGTTGATGAGAACAGAAAAGCTAGAGCAACAAATGTGGAAATGAGTGACGCTGCTACAAGGAAAATAAAAGTCCCTTGCACAGTGGGAAGATGATTCACAACAGCCAGCGTTTGCTCCATCACAAATTGATGAACTACTTAGAGAGCTGCGATTGTCGTTGCAACTCATACATAGATTGCACATATAAAGACTGTAAGATGTGATGTTCTTTTCAAAACATGAGAAGTGTGGGTAAGCCTTTAAAATAGAAGTTTCTCACCGCCATTCTGGATGTCTGTCCTACGGACCTCCAGTCCATTTTCTACGCATGTGTTTTGACTGTGCTGTAATATTCCACAGTTACTAGAATTTTTCCGATTAATCAATCAATACAAATTTGTGCTTTGTGTTAGGCGGGCTGAATACATAAAAATATCAGCCGGCGTGTCATGTACAATCTTAGCGTGTGAGAATCGTGAACAGGGGTAAGCCTTTAAAATGGAAGTTTCTCACCGCCATTCTGGATGTCTGTCCTACGGACCTCCAGTCCATTTTCTACGCATGTGTTTTGACTGTGCTGTAATATTCCACACAGTTGTAAGATTTTTTCCGATTAATCAATGAATACATAAAAATATCAGCCGGCGTGTCATGTACAATCTTAGCGTGTGAGAATCGTGAACAGCTGTATTACGGGAGAAATGGTGGAAACATATTTCCCTCACCTCATTTAAAAGTAGTAGTAGTACAGGTTGAGGTAATTTGTCTGACATATCTTATATTATTGAGAGATGCATTGGTAGATGTGAATATCAACATTTCATTTAAGGTGTTCAATGTAAATGGACTAAATGCATTTTGGTATGCAATGGGTATGTTGAAGTGGTGTGAAAGTTGAATTAAGGGaaatagaagaataatgataaaaaCAATTATAATCAAGTCATATATTGTACATATATGCTATTTGTTTAATAAGTTGGGCAAGTTTAATAATTGATCATATGGAGATCATTCATTTATCACAAATAGAAAGTCATTGAAATCATGGAGAAGAagatttataaattaaaaattgtaataaatatatatatgaaaaatatgatcaatgtCAAAAAACACTTCCAACAAGTATCCGCAATATGGACATAGTACAATCAAGTAAATTGGTAGAAATCCATTATTTTGAACACATCATATACTATTACAAAACACTAGAAAATATGTCAAGTACAATTCTATAAAACAATTTCCAACATATGGTTACATTGTTTTAGCTTGAATAcaacaatttattttattaatttcataAATGAGCTAAGTGTAAAAAATGTAACTGAAATAAATTGAAGAGAAATAATCTAAACTTTTTCTATaacacttaaaaaaaaaatctataaaaaaaaaacaatataagtTAGTAATGATGACCTTTTTCTATattattaaaacaaaataaaataaatttaatatccaAAAAAGTAAAATCTATTCAAACTACTAAAAAAATAAGTTTGATTGATTATCTTTCATATCtataatatgaatatatgtatactTTTTTTTGTAAGGACATCTCAAATTACACTttacaaaaataatatttaaattatgaaataaattacaagagattttattcaaaaaaaaaaattacgcATATTATCACAATACACCAtaatagcatattgtaatatcttcTCTTGATTAATTAAtatcatcaaatcaaaattttaaaataatgaatatgaaaaatataaattttataaataaaagAATTCACTATTTatgaataaaaagaaaaaaaaaattatattccaaTTTGAAACTAAACCAAAAGTTAAAGAATTTGTTTTCCCTAAAATCTATATGTTTTAtagaaatttaatattaaaaaaagtgGTCCAACAAAGTTTTACATGTAATCAATGCACATGATGTTGTGGTCATTTAAATACCATATTTTAAAGTTTGCTTAAATCTTCAATTCCTTCTAGGTTAGAAATATTACTATTTTTGGTGAAAATTAATTATTCTAtccttttctatttaaaaaagagAATATCAACCTTccaaacaaaatatttaaattaaattggaTAGATTAGTCTTCTCACTATCTTAAGTGATAATTGATTCAATGGATAAGGGTGTTGGAACTAGTAATAGCTAAAAAGGTAGATATTATAatagattaaattttaaaaaaattgtaaagcaTTATATCCACGAATATCTTTGCAAATATGCATTTTGAAAtaaaacatcaaaattaatttattttgaagagaaaaaagacattaatgtaaaaaaatttaaaaaatcttaacactgaaatctatcaaacaaaataatatttaaaaagattttccaaataaaaaatacacatttaattatatttaacattttttaaaataaattgtaaTTTGTActcaaaataatataaaaaatatttggtGAGAGATAACTTTTTTATTCAAACATTTGCCTATTCTTAACTCATAGTTAAATAGTTTCTAATTATTCTTACAACCAATGACTAAATCGGATAAAAAATTATACAATGACTacaaataaaagaagatcaatatGTGAAAAGAAAGATAAATGTAATTAAGAACATTGCATAAAGACTAAAAGGATTACATAAAGAATGTTCATAATTATTGAAAGTTGGAAGGGTCATAGTTTTAATTTACATCAAATTTGAATTGTCTTATACTACAACTACTCCTaagtaaataaatttgttttgagtGACTTTGATGGAATTTGGAGgtgtaaaaattaaaatattaaaattataatgaaaGTAAAAAAGAGACATAAAATTAAAcattaactttaaataatatatgaaTCCTTTATTGTTGAGATTTCTAGGCTCAGTATGGAGGGTACGAAATTTTTCAGAGAAAGGAAGAATTTGGAAGAAGCCCTCTCAGTTTTCTATGAAAAACAAAGTGAAAGAAGAAGGATTAAGAAGAACTCAGATGGAAGCTACAATAGGCTAGACCTTTAGAGTCTCTGGGTGGACATGGCAGAGTTCATAATGAGGTACTTAACCCTTGATGGCCGCTTTGCTAGCATATTTTCTTACGATTTCatgattttgaatcattttaggcatggtccAAAAGAATTTCCATTCCATTTTATTTGTTATCTTCTTAGGATAATTTGGTTCTACATAAGGGTTTAATCCTCCTAatcatggagtatgcaaaataCCATGAGGTTAAACCCTCCCCTGCTTTGAAAAACCCTAAGTATTTAGCCAGCCAAGAGGTACATGATGTTTCATAGACAAAGTTTGACAATGCAGAGGGTGGAATGGCTATGGACTGGAATGATGTCCATGTGTCAGATGACTCAAAATATAAATCCTCAGAGGATGAGGGTTCCCTGCAGAAGACCACTCCTAGTACTAGTAGCAGCAGAAAAAACCCACCTAGATGGGATGCTAAAAAGAAATCCCCTATTTCGCAGACCCACATATTGGGCCCGCAAAATCTGAAAAAATAGAAGATTGGAAAAAAGGTTCCAGATTCTTGACAAGGAGGATAATGATATTAAACTTGACATCCCCTTCAATGTGGACCCCAATGAGACCAAAGATGATGAAATGAATGTTGATAAGCTCTTGGGGAAGTCGTTGGTGTATCAAGAGAAGTGCTTCTGATGGTTTTTTGAGGAAATTAATATTCTGAAACAAGGGATTAACGATCTCATTTTCACTTTCACTGAGATTCCAACCCCAAATATGACTAGAAAACTGTTGAAGTTGTCCCAACAAATTGTGAAAGATATTAAGATTATGGAGACTGAACATGAGGCTAAAATTGATAGGCTGGAGAAAGAAATACAGAAGTTGAAAAGTAAACTTAAGGGTTTGGTGGAGGTTAGCAAGGAATCCATGCATAACAATGTCAAGGGCCTCAAAAGACTCAATGAGGAAATTGTCATGCAAAAGGAGCAGGTGACCAGAGCTGAGAGATCCCTAGATATCAACTTGGATAAGATGAACTAGGAGGTGCAGGCGTCCATGGGACCTTTTACCAGAACCAGGAGCAAACATCAGGAAAAAGGTGCTTtgaggttcattatggaggaactctgatctgatttatgaaaaccagattacaatacctagtgtgatacttgtggtattgtagatttcaacacaaaaagaaattgacaacaagaagattgcaaaccaaaaactgtctccattctattcaaaattggagtttatacaagtcgaatgtatcccaagggtcacacaaatcccttggaatttgaaatgaagagtcatcataatgtttattacaattaaactattaaaagtatcaaaattatcaaaaaactaaatataaaatttccgTCCACTTTGAGAAGgaataactttctcatcctagctccgaattacaaaccgtttgatgcgttggaaaggtactcaaataatctagaaccaaatggcaccatatttgtccaaaaatgcaccgaagaccctcaaaattgcaatttactaaaacatataaaattttggaaaaattagatttcaatattttcccaatttaatcctgatcattcctccccccttaagaggcaatgggccccattgcattaATCTGCTGCAACAGATGAGGAAATTGTTCTTCAATTTTTTCCTTAGTAAGCCACTTGCCTTGATGAGAATGCTGACCAGCTCGAGCCACCCGATACAAAgggattttctgatttctcaaagtcttgaaaatggcttcagtaacatggtcacactggactggagcagtagtagaggggttta is a genomic window of Cryptomeria japonica chromosome 7, Sugi_1.0, whole genome shotgun sequence containing:
- the LOC131032608 gene encoding (S)-canadine synthase CYP719A21, with the translated sequence MEQTLAVVNHLPTVQGTFIFLVAASLISTFVALAFLFSSTKESKWPPSPPRLPLLGNLHQLSKGGNLLSSLTDMAKTYGPVITVWMGPSPLIVLTGQAPIWEALVNQAANFSGRPSPYSRQFTSASFRTMISSPYNEHWSKLRKILHNNVLSPVHVALQSSSHQEAANKLINKLEEEMKEKNGVVRPFHAFKMMGMSFMAHLCFGLDFQDENFLSKLEEFIEEDINLTKDADVFLDSFPPARFFVPSSIRTERKWKSLRADVLRLLVPLIRFARSYREYFKRSAPCSFLNCLLSIDERGEGEDKQSKLSDEEIAFSMYELCLLAVDSTSTAMEWALAYLISNPQVQERTYHEISQAAQEGKGGLFGLEDLRKLPYLQSVVKETLRKESIAPLGVIHQTEKECKVMGISIPAKSAVLFNLHSVSNDPEVWKGPEEFRPERFMGKNEVRMAYLPFGAGRRVCAGMDVASVYVPITLANLLKAFEWGCVKEGSPPDLTRDITNVLMSMKYPLEARITPRPS